In a single window of the Mustela nigripes isolate SB6536 chromosome 17, MUSNIG.SB6536, whole genome shotgun sequence genome:
- the LOC132005616 gene encoding calcyclin-binding protein-like, with amino-acid sequence MVDPITTGYTVKINNYRWVKSDKFVKIYITLTGVHQVPTENMQVHFTEKLFDLLIKNLNNLNGKSYSTIVNNHLKPISVEGSSKKVKTGQIQFLCRKKAENSRWDYLIQIEKECKEKEKKERMQRERKKAKSLPSYDTETDPSEGLMNVLKKFMKLEMMI; translated from the exons ATGGTTGATCCCATTACAACAGGATATACAGTGAAAATCAATAATTACAGATGGGTTAAGTCAGATAAGTTTGTGAAAATCTATATTACCTTAACTGGGGTTCATCAAGTCCCCACTGAGAATATGCAGGTGCATTTCACAGAGAAGTTATTTGATCTTTTGATAAAGAATCTAaat aatctaaatggGAAGAGTTACTCCACGATTGTGAATAACCACTTAAAACCCATCTCTGTGGAAGGCAGTTCAAAAAAAGTcaagacagg acagATACAGTTCTTAtgtagaaagaaagcagaaaactcACGGTGGGACTACCTTATTCAGATtgaaaaagaatgcaaagaaaaagaaaagaaggaaagaatgcaaagagaaagaaagaaggcaaagtcTTTGCCCTCCTATGACACTGAAACAGATCCTAGTGAGGGACTGATGAATGTTCTAAAGAAATTTATGAAGCTAGAGATGATGATATGA
- the ZNF260 gene encoding zinc finger protein 260 — MWKSFIYVKCQEILRNSCWKKYLCMIRMLESLQPEADLLQHDQIHSREKPHECNECGKTFSLKQNLIEHKKMHTGEKSHECTECGKVFSRVSSLTLHLRSHTGKKPYKCNKCGKAFSRKRNFLSHQKHHTGEKLYECGKASIQMPGLIKHQRNNTGNKPYACKECGKAFSGKSYLTEHEKIHTGEKPFECNQCGRAFSQKQYLIKHQNIHSGKKPFKCNECGKAFSQKENLIIHQRIHTGEKPYECKGCGKAFIQKSSLIRHQRSHTGEKPYICKECGKAFSGKSNLTEHEKIHIGEKPYKCNECGTIFRQKQYLIKHHNIHTGEKPYECNKCGKAFSRITSLIVHVRIHTGDKPYECKICGKAFCQSSSLTVHMRSHTGEKPYGCNECGKAFSQFSTLALHMRIHTGEKPYQCSECGKAFSQKSHHIRHQRIHTH, encoded by the coding sequence ATGTGGAAAAGTTTTATCTATGTCAAATGTCAAGAAATACTGAGGAATTCTTGTTGGAAAAAATATCTGTGCATGATAAGAATGTTGGAAAGCCTTCAGCCTGAAGCAGATCTCCTTCAGCATGATCAGATTCATAGTAGAGAGAAACCTCATGAATGCAATGAATGTGGAAAAACCTTTAGCCTGAAGCAAAACCTCATAGAGCATAAGAAAATGCATActggagaaaaatcacatgaatgTACTGAATGTGGTAAAGTATTCTCTCGAGTCTCATCCCTTACTCTACATTTGAGAAGTCATACAGGAAAGAAaccatataaatgtaataaatgtggaaaagccttcagcCGGAAAAGAAACTTCCTTTCTCACCAGAAAcatcatactggagagaaactttatgaatgtgggaaagcttcTATTCAGATGCCAGGTCTCATTAAACATCAGAGAAATAATACTGGAAACAAACCCTATGCatgtaaggaatgtggaaaagccttcagtGGCAAATCATATCTCACTGAGCATGAGAAAATTCATACGGGAGAGAAACCATTTGAATGTAATCAATGTGGAAGAGCCTTTAGCCAGAAGCAATACCTCATTAAACATCAGAATATCCACAGTGGAAAGAAACCCTTTAAATGTAAcgaatgtggaaaagcctttagCCAGAAGGAAAACCTCATCATCCATCAAAGAAtacatactggagagaaaccatatgaatGCAAAGGGTGTGGGAAAGCTTTCATTCAGAAGTCTAGCCTCATTAGACACCAGAGAAgtcatacaggagagaaaccctatatatgtaaagaatgtgggaaagccttcagtggCAAATCAAATCTCACTGAGCATGAGAAAATTCATAttggagagaaaccctataaatgtaatgaatgtggaacAATCTTTAGGCAGAAGCAATACCTCATTAAACATCACAATAttcatacaggagagaaaccttatgaatgtaataaatgtggaaaagccttctcTCGAATCACATCACTCATTGTACATGTGAGAATTCATACGGGTGATAAACCTTATGAATGTAAAATATGCGGGAAAGCCTTCTGTCAAAGCTCATCTCTTACTGTTCATATGAGAAGCCATACAGGTGAGAAGCCCTATGGTtgcaatgaatgtgggaaagccttctcTCAGTTCTCAACTCTTGCTCTGCATATGAGAAtccatactggagaaaaaccttaccagtgtagtgaatgtgggaaagcttttAGCCAGAAGTCACATCATATTAGACACCAGAGAATTCATACTCACTAA